The Primulina huaijiensis isolate GDHJ02 chromosome 18, ASM1229523v2, whole genome shotgun sequence DNA window CtgatatgtgtatatatatagacacacgcACATTCATACTGtcatgtatgtaatgatgtggAGATGATCATTGGTCAGTAGCAGAAGAAAGCGAAGAGGGGGGGAGGATCTTTAACCCTCCGTCTTCATCGGCCGCTTCTCCAGCTCCGATCGGCTTTGGATCATCAGTCTTGGAAAGTTTTTTGATCGATTCGATGCATCGTTTGTTTGTTTCCTTTCATCTCTCTTTCTCTCGTTCTTATTGATAATTTGTTGGTTCTATTCGGAACTCTTGTTTTTGGATGTAGTGTTCCGACATCGATGCCGTTCtgttgtttgtttgtttgaaaTCTGCAAAACCCTAATCAAATTTTGTAGGCGGAAGGGAAAACCCTAGTTTTACGATCGCTAGCTACATAGCGGTGGCATTGAGGAGTTTGATTTCCGGGAAAATTCAATATCTGGATGGCTGCTGCTTCTAACTCCCCCGCTGCCCCATCTCAATCTCAATCTCAAAATTCTCCTCGGGATCGCCATTTGCGTCGGACCTCGGCGACTATTGGATTTCCGTCTCTCCCTGAAAATTCTTCATCTTCTCCTTCGTTGGCGGGTATGGTTGATCAGGAAAAGTTTGCGGCTTCTTCCTTTTCCACGCCTTCGGATTCTTTAGCTTCCCAAAAAGATGGAATACCTGTGGCGGCTACTAGTTCGTTGACCGAGGATGGTTCTTCTTTTGCTGCTGGCGCGGACCCCCGGCCTGAGAACAGTGATAATGTTGGTGCTACCAAGAAGCCAGCTTGGAACAAGCCTTCTTCCGATGGTACCACAATAGATTTTGGTGCTGTGATGGGAGCAGATTCTTGGCCTGCTCTATCAGAATCTACTCGTGCTTCCCCTAAAATTTCTTCGACTGATTCTCCCAAAGCTATCTTCCATGGATCAGTCGCTCCACTGCAGGTTTCTTTTTGTTTCCGTCGTATTATTTTGTTGCTACACTTTCTTTTAAAGTTTCTTTAACCTTTGGCACATTCGTATGCAATTTTCTGATGTTTGTTGCTTGCTGACGTTAAGTTCTTGGGTATGATGTTTTTCTCGATTTAACATTGGGCATATAACTGTCCTCTAACTTGTTACAGCTGTTAGAAAGTTTTCcctgtaaaatttaattttttatgtcatataGAATTCATTAGGCTCTTTTTTTGGCAGAAAGAAGTTGTCAACGCTAGTATCTCTACCACAAGTTCAGCATCGAACCATGTGGTCCCCAACCGACAGAGATCCATGAAACGAGTTGGTGGTGGCTCGAGTCACAGCAGCATTACTTCTAATGGAAGCCAATCTCAGGCGCCACACATACAGAGTTTTGTAGTTGAAGCAGCCCCTTCTAATCCTGGGAAATCTGGGGCCTCTGCTGGGGAATCGCCTAGGGACAACATGAATAGGGATACTGGACCAAAAGGGGGATCTTCCAGCGTAAACGAGCTGTACCAGCAGCGTGGTTCTTTTAAGCGGAGCAACAGTGGGCTACAATCCCGAGGGGATGGTTCTTACCATCACAGCCATGGGGGTAGGCGAGACCAAGAACGCGGGAAGCAGGATTGGAGTAATGCTCATCGAACTTATGGCACCAGAGATAACCTTTCACCACGGCAGAGAGTCAGCTCTAGGCCCTTCATACGCAGTCCAGTTTCAAATGCACCTTTTATATCTGTGCCACCTCCCCCCATAGCTGTGCATCCCTTTGTTTCTCCCATTGTTTACCCTGGTGAGACTAGCTGCTCTTAGAATACCATCTAGCATAGGAAATTTTCATGTCCGCTAATGTTTTGATAAAACATGCAGAAATGTCATCTCCTGTATTTTATATGACTGGGCCTCATCCAGAATCACTAAGACCGATATCTATGGTTCCAATTCCACAAATGTTTTATACCATGACAGATCCTCTCTTGCCTTCGAAGATAGTGAGCCAGATAGATTATTATTTTAGGTATTTTGTTAGTATTGTACTTGATCAGTTATCCTTTCTCAATATTGCTGTCTATTGCTACACGACTAACTTCTTATCTCCGTTttccaaattatttttattctgCAGTGGTGAGAACTTGGTGAGGGATACTTATTTGCGCCAGAACATGGATGGAGATGGATGGGTTCCTATAAGCCTAATAGCAACATTCAAGAAAGTAAGTTGACCGAACTTCTAAAAAAAGTTGACCAAACTTGATCCGTACCTTTTTGCTTATGCTGTCcacaatttgatttttttttttgggagtcCACGAACTGTTTTTTGGCCTACATTACATAAACTTGAATTGCAGTTTTTGAAGTTGTTTGGGATATGCACTTGATGATAAACGGAAACATGAGAGTTTTAATGGTCgttaaaagaaatgaaaaaagatTCATGAAGGGAATggtgttaaaagaaaaaacctTGTGAGTTATGGGATCGAGAATTTGAAATGCTCCAAAACTTGATTACTAATGCAGAAATTATAGGGAAAGAAGGGATTGGAGAAACCTATTTGGCAAAAGGAAGATAGTTCTCTGGAAGTGTGAAAGATATGGCGAACTTTTAATAAATCTTATTCTAGTATGATCTGTCAAAGTTCTGGGCAAGCTAATAACACATCTGTTGGGTGGGCTATGATATGATATCTGGATGTGTATGCCTTTTTCCACTTTTGGCAGTATGGCATTTAAAGCCTTTACTTCTCTTGAACCAAAGTATTTGATCTATGATGTAGTTTTTAATAAAGCTGTCAGATGCAATTATAAATTTGGAGAATCTAGGATGTTGCATATATAACAGTACTTCCCCTCTGAAATGCTCTAGACAAGCTAGAAATGCTCTAGACAAGCTAGGCTGCAGATCCTGAGATGTGGTACACAAGCATTGTTGTGACTAATGTTTATCCTTTTGAAAGAAGAGTGCATGGTcgcattttgtttctttttgatTCCGATATGGATCATTTTAATTAGTGGAAATTTTTGGGTGATTATCATTGAATGAGAAAGATTGGGGTCGACCATGTCAGCTTGTTTAATTGGATGATTGCTGATGTTTCTTGCTTGGCAAGTTTGTCCTAGCTGTTGCCATGAATACCAGTTTATAAGATTCTCTTTACAGATTGCAATGCTGACGGACAATATTCAACTCATACTTGATGCTGTACAAACTTCAAATGTCGTGGAAGTGCAGGTGAGCTATTTTCATTGAATCTTTTCAATTACTACTGTTTAATTTCGTGAATCTAGTTCCAGTCGATTTACACATAATTATACTTGTAAGACAAGCAGAAAGTGTGAGGAAATCTAT harbors:
- the LOC140964281 gene encoding la-related protein 1C-like encodes the protein MAAASNSPAAPSQSQSQNSPRDRHLRRTSATIGFPSLPENSSSSPSLAGMVDQEKFAASSFSTPSDSLASQKDGIPVAATSSLTEDGSSFAAGADPRPENSDNVGATKKPAWNKPSSDGTTIDFGAVMGADSWPALSESTRASPKISSTDSPKAIFHGSVAPLQKEVVNASISTTSSASNHVVPNRQRSMKRVGGGSSHSSITSNGSQSQAPHIQSFVVEAAPSNPGKSGASAGESPRDNMNRDTGPKGGSSSVNELYQQRGSFKRSNSGLQSRGDGSYHHSHGGRRDQERGKQDWSNAHRTYGTRDNLSPRQRVSSRPFIRSPVSNAPFISVPPPPIAVHPFVSPIVYPEMSSPVFYMTGPHPESLRPISMVPIPQMFYTMTDPLLPSKIVSQIDYYFSGENLVRDTYLRQNMDGDGWVPISLIATFKKIAMLTDNIQLILDAVQTSNVVEVQGDKVRCKNDWNKWIIPPALYSPGTSPQALHTPSQDMISAQINNVTLDEKAAR